The Gemmata palustris genome includes a region encoding these proteins:
- the dps gene encoding DNA starvation/stationary phase protection protein Dps — MSANTATKKAEAGTSFPTRNDLAAETRTKAISLLNQHLADTFDLMSQTKFAHWNVKGPNFIALHKLFDELAEGLEEHIDEIAERTTALGGVATGTARQAAASSRVPEFPSGTHKGLDVVTALAERFAALGKTTREAIDTADELGDKNTADLFTQVSRDLDQSLYFLEAHLQG; from the coding sequence ATGAGCGCCAACACCGCCACCAAGAAGGCCGAAGCGGGCACGAGCTTTCCCACGCGAAACGACCTCGCCGCCGAAACCCGGACGAAGGCGATTTCGCTGCTAAACCAGCACCTCGCGGACACGTTCGACCTGATGTCGCAAACCAAGTTCGCCCACTGGAACGTGAAGGGGCCGAACTTCATCGCGCTGCACAAACTGTTCGATGAACTCGCGGAAGGCTTGGAAGAACACATTGATGAGATTGCGGAGCGCACGACCGCTCTGGGAGGGGTCGCGACGGGTACCGCGCGCCAAGCCGCGGCATCGAGCCGCGTGCCCGAGTTCCCGTCCGGCACACACAAGGGGTTGGACGTCGTCACCGCGCTGGCCGAACGGTTCGCGGCGCTGGGCAAAACGACCCGCGAAGCCATCGACACCGCGGACGAACTGGGCGACAAGAACACGGCCGACCTGTTTACGCAGGTGTCACGCGACCTCGACCAGTCGCTGTACTTCCTCGAAGCTCACTTGCAGGGGTAG